The Humulus lupulus chromosome 4, drHumLupu1.1, whole genome shotgun sequence genome has a window encoding:
- the LOC133832118 gene encoding secreted RxLR effector protein 161-like, with translation MDNVPYSNAVGSIMYLMLCTRPDLSYSISVLSKYMANHGLEHWRAMKWVFNYLLGTTNIGLRFTKHSNSNLIEGYNDADFDGDKDHRYSTSAYYFLVGGNCVSWRVQLQPIVALSTTESEYVPVTEAIKEAIWLKGLMEELR, from the coding sequence ATGGATAATGTACCCTACTCAAATGCAGTTGGCTCTATTATGTATCTTATGTTATGCACAAGACCTGATTTATCTTACTCTATAAGTGTCCTTAGTAAGTATATGGCAAATCATGGGTTAGAGCATTGGAGGGCAATGAAATGGGTATTCAACTATCTACTGGGCACTACTAACATTGGTCTAAGGTTCACTAAGCACTCTAACAGTAACCTAATAGAGGGATACAATGATGCTGATTTTGATGGGGACAAAGATCATAGATATTCTACATCTGCTTACTATTTCCTAGTGGGAGGTAACTGTGTTAGCTGGAGAGTTCAACTACAACCTATAGTTGCTTTATCTACAACAGAGTCAGAATATGTACCAGTTACAGAGGCTATTAAGGAGGCTATATGGCTAAAAGGGCTCATGGAAGAACTAAGGTAA